Proteins from one Aspergillus nidulans FGSC A4 chromosome VIII genomic window:
- a CDS encoding xylose transporter xtrD (transcript_id=CADANIAT00002474), producing MGGAGDTSAALDAAAQIRKVNLKASSGLPGLIQNKKVFGVAMFACLGGLLYGYNQGVFSGVLVMHSFEEHMGDAVTNETKKGWLTSILELGAWLGALYSGVLCERFSRKYTILAHVCIFCIGVVIQLTAAAGSGSSSNILGGRFVTGMGVGSLSMSVPMYNAEIAPPEVSFWINYGTNHIGGTGETQKDTAWLLPLALQLVPAVILGVGMIFMPFSPRWLVHHGREEEALKVLTSLRGLEADDPVLQLEFLEIKAQSVFEKRTEKERFPHLERSSLWSYLKLEAAGYKSLFTSWPMFKRVIVATVTMTFQQWTGVNAILYYAPTIFEQLGMSSNTTSLLATGVVGVAMFLATIPAVIWVDNVGRKPILLIGAIGMAACHFIIAGIFAENETQWESHRAAGWGAVAMVWLFVIHFGYSWGPCSWIIIAEIWPLSVRAIGTSLGASANWMNNFIVGQVTPDMLAGIRYGTYIFLGLMTTLGALFIFFFVPETKQVSLEEMDVIFGSEGTAVADHERQAEISREIGLDEALARFSTRSGATLAEVEPKNA from the exons AGGTCAACCTGAAGGCTTCGTCTGGGCTCCCGGGATTGATACAGAACAAAAAAGTCTTCGGTGTTGCGATGTTCGCTTGTCTTGGAGG TCTCCTCTACGGTTATAACCAG GGCGTGTTCTCTGGCGTCC TGGTTATGCACTCTTTTGAGGAGCAT ATGGGAGATGCGGTCACAAAcgagacaaagaaaggatGGCTTACAT CTATCCTCGAACTTGGTGCTTGGCTTGGCGCTTTATATTCCGGTGTACTCTGTGAAAGATTCTCCCGAAAATACACGATCCTTGCGCACGTATGCATTTTCTGTATCGGCGTCGTGATTCAGCTTACCGCGGCTGCCGGCAGCGGAAGCTCATCGAATATTTTGGGAGGTCGATTCGTCACGGGTATGGGTGTGGGAAG CCTCTCAATGAGTGTTCCCATGTACAACGCTGAA ATAGCACCGCCTGAG GTCTCCTTCTG GATAAACTACGGAACAAACCACATCGGTGGCACTGGTGAGACTCAAAAAGATACTGCGTGGCTCTTACCCTTGGCTCTTCAACTCGTCCCAGCTGTCATCTTAGGAGTCGGCATGATCTTTATGCCATTCTCTCCTCGCTGGCTTGTACACcatggcagagaagaagaggctcTCAAGGTTCTTACTAGCCTTCGTGGATTGGAGGCGGACGACCCCGTGTTGCAGCTAGAGTTCCTAGAGATCAAAGCCCAGAGCGTCTTCGAAAAACGTactgagaaggaaaggtTTCCTCATCTGGAGAGGTCCAGTCTCTGGAGTTATTTGAAGCTTGAAGCTGCCGGTTACAAGAGTCTCTTCACCAGCTGGCCCATGTTCAAACGGGTGATTGTTGCTACAG TCACTATGACTTTCCAGCAATGGACAGGCGTCAATGCAATCCTCTACTACGCCCCCACCATCTTCGAACAACTCGGAATGAGCAGCAACACCACGTCACTCCTCGCCACAGGCGTCGTCGGCGTAGCAATGTTCCTTGCAACA ATTCCAGCCGTAATCTGGGTCGACAACGTCGGTCGCAAACCCATCCTACTTATCGGCGCCATCGGCATGGCAGCCTgccacttcatcatcgcGGGTATCTTCGCCGAGAACGAAACGCAGTGGGAGTCGCACCGCGCCGCAGGCTGGGGTGCCGTTGCCATGGTCTGGCTGTTCGTCATCCACTTCGGATACTCGTGGGGCCCTTGTTCCTGGATTATCATCGCTGAGATCTGGCCACTTAGCGTGCGTGCAATTGGGACGAGTTTGGGCGCTTCGGCTA ACTGGATGAACAACTTCATCGTCGGCCAAGTGACACCGGACATGCTCGCCGGCATCCGATACGGCACATATATTTTTCTCGGTTTAATGACGACACTTGGCGCGCTgttcattttcttctttgtcccCGAGACGAAACAAGTCTCGCTCGAGGAAATGGACGTTATCTTCGGTTCGGAGGGCACGGCCGTTGCGGATCATGAGCGACAGGCTGAGATCTCACGCGAAATCGGGCTTGATGAGGCGTTAGCCAGGTTTTCTACAAGGTCTGGGGCTACTCTTGCAGAGGTGGAGCCAAAGAACGCATGA